A window of Verrucomicrobiia bacterium contains these coding sequences:
- a CDS encoding transposase encodes MTLESPTDTVIYCSRVNAKINRNFEVFSATDFLAAITQHIPDKGVQMVRYYGWYSNKMRGIRHRGVATASVVR; translated from the coding sequence ATGACACTGGAATCCCCCACAGACACCGTTATCTACTGCTCCCGGGTCAACGCCAAGATCAACCGCAACTTCGAGGTTTTCAGCGCCACCGACTTCCTGGCGGCCATTACGCAGCATATCCCCGACAAAGGCGTGCAAATGGTCCGCTACTACGGCTGGTACAGCAATAAGATGCGCGGCATCCGCCACCGCGGGGTCGCCACCGCATCAGTGGTGCGC
- the tig gene encoding trigger factor codes for MNVTVENLAPCKKLVRVEIETEKVDQTFDSVTKEFQREARLPGFRPGKAPREMVLRKFSKDIEDEAKRKLISEAYKKAVDDKNLDVLGHPDIEEIQFSRGQPLQFAATIETAPEFELPEYKGIPVQLETKAVSEEDIARAIEALRQPRAAYKNVERPSQTGDIVVVNYTGTTEGKPLTEIAPTAKGLTHQQSFWVEIGGSSFIPGFAEQLLGAKAGEKRTLNIEFPADFVTPQLAGKKAVYEVDVNEVKEKGLPEIDDAFAKAYGAENVEKLREGVRRDLENELSYKKTRSTRNQLVRSLLNRVNFELPESAVANETRNVVYDIVQENTKRGVSREAIEQQKEQIYSAAAQGAKERVKVAFLLRKVAEKEDIKVSQEEIAQRISHLAAMYQIPADKFLKDLQKRNGLIEIYDQLMNEKVIDFLQQHAQMQEMAPGA; via the coding sequence GTGAATGTCACGGTAGAGAATCTTGCCCCATGTAAGAAACTTGTGCGGGTGGAAATTGAGACCGAGAAGGTGGACCAAACCTTCGACTCGGTCACCAAAGAGTTTCAGCGCGAGGCGCGATTGCCTGGGTTTCGCCCCGGCAAAGCCCCGCGCGAGATGGTCCTGCGCAAATTCAGCAAAGACATCGAGGACGAGGCCAAGCGCAAATTGATTTCCGAGGCATATAAAAAGGCCGTCGATGACAAAAATCTCGATGTGCTTGGGCACCCGGACATCGAAGAAATCCAGTTCAGCCGGGGCCAGCCGCTGCAGTTTGCCGCCACGATTGAGACCGCGCCGGAATTCGAGCTGCCGGAATACAAAGGCATCCCGGTCCAGTTGGAAACCAAGGCCGTGAGCGAGGAGGACATCGCCCGGGCGATCGAGGCCCTGCGCCAGCCGCGCGCCGCATATAAGAATGTCGAGCGCCCTTCGCAGACGGGGGACATTGTCGTGGTCAATTACACCGGCACAACGGAGGGCAAACCGCTTACCGAAATTGCACCGACAGCCAAGGGCCTCACACACCAGCAGAGTTTCTGGGTTGAGATTGGCGGCAGCTCGTTCATTCCCGGTTTTGCCGAGCAGTTGCTGGGCGCAAAAGCGGGTGAAAAGCGCACACTCAACATTGAGTTCCCTGCGGATTTCGTCACGCCACAATTGGCGGGCAAAAAGGCCGTCTATGAGGTCGATGTCAACGAAGTCAAAGAGAAAGGGTTGCCGGAGATTGATGATGCCTTTGCCAAAGCCTATGGGGCGGAAAATGTCGAGAAACTTCGGGAAGGGGTGCGGCGTGATCTGGAAAACGAGTTGAGTTACAAGAAGACCCGCAGCACCCGCAACCAGCTCGTCCGTTCGCTGCTCAACCGGGTGAATTTTGAACTGCCCGAAAGCGCCGTGGCAAACGAAACCCGCAACGTGGTCTATGACATCGTGCAGGAAAACACCAAGCGCGGCGTCTCGCGCGAGGCCATCGAGCAGCAGAAAGAGCAGATTTATTCAGCCGCAGCCCAGGGCGCAAAAGAGCGGGTGAAGGTGGCGTTTCTGCTGCGAAAGGTAGCCGAAAAGGAAGACATCAAGGTTTCGCAGGAGGAGATCGCCCAACGCATTAGCCATTTGGCGGCCATGTATCAGATTCCAGCCGATAAATTCCTCAAAGACCTTCAGAAACGCAATGGGCTCATCGAGATTTATGATCAGCTTATGAATGAGAAGGTGATCGATTTCCTGCAGCAACATGCGCAGATGCAGGAGATGGCCCCTGGCGCGTAG
- a CDS encoding glycosyltransferase family 39 protein, whose protein sequence is MQLQSLIHRFEVGTGSRFIRAGLGVLALLLLVVCYDWRAYRNMATQEAMDSAQLARNLAQGRGYTTSFIRPFSMFLLTRRNQARQKQLDLTKAPDLARIKGNHPDLANPPVYPVVLAGLMKVLPFNYAISSKSRPFWSQNGRFYRYEPDFLIALFNQLLLLAMVTLVFLLARRLFDLRVARLAAVILLGTEVLWRFSVSGLSTMLLLLVFTGLVWCLVLLEQEAREPKRGRNWLLLLAVFAGLLTGLGGLTRYSFAWLILPVLGFVLLCSGKDRVQAGVATVVAFLIVLTPWVARNVVLSGAPFGTATYAPIETTFAFPSYQLERSLQPALTGVPVVAFWYKLIPNLRQLVQNDIPRLGGTWLSAFFLVSILIGFRSPAVRRVRYFLLGCLAVLLVVQALGRTQLSEDSPEINSENLLILVVPWLIVYGVSLFYLLFEQMSLRYRELRYLVIGLFTIVACLPLLLIFLPPKASPIAYPPYYPPAIQTAAGYTKEDELSMSDVPWAMAWYGQSQCVWLTLNPRADFFAINDYQKPVQELFLAKVQFQPEALYQMRITGEQPWDSLPFEILAEMPALAREQGWKTWPKKVAFPIRLADGTMTTLPLPYWQYGFPDILLLTARPHYPQQD, encoded by the coding sequence ATGCAGTTGCAAAGCCTTATTCATCGATTCGAAGTCGGCACGGGCAGCCGTTTTATTCGGGCTGGCCTTGGGGTGCTGGCGCTGTTGCTGTTGGTGGTTTGTTACGATTGGCGGGCGTATCGGAACATGGCGACGCAAGAAGCGATGGATTCAGCGCAACTGGCGCGCAACCTGGCCCAAGGCCGAGGCTACACCACTTCGTTCATCCGCCCCTTCAGCATGTTCCTGCTGACTCGGCGCAACCAGGCCAGGCAAAAACAACTCGATCTCACCAAAGCACCCGACCTCGCCCGCATCAAAGGCAATCATCCGGACCTGGCCAACCCGCCGGTCTATCCGGTGGTGCTCGCCGGGCTGATGAAGGTCCTGCCCTTTAATTACGCCATCTCGAGCAAGTCTCGCCCGTTTTGGAGCCAGAACGGCAGATTCTATAGATATGAGCCGGATTTCCTCATCGCCTTGTTCAACCAGTTACTGCTTCTGGCGATGGTTACGCTCGTCTTTTTGCTGGCCCGCCGCCTATTCGATTTGCGAGTCGCGCGCCTGGCGGCGGTGATTCTCCTGGGAACGGAGGTGCTGTGGCGCTTCAGTGTTTCGGGGCTATCCACGATGCTGTTGCTGCTGGTTTTCACCGGGTTGGTCTGGTGCCTGGTGCTGCTCGAGCAGGAGGCCCGCGAACCCAAGCGCGGGCGCAACTGGCTTTTGTTGCTCGCGGTCTTTGCGGGTCTGCTGACCGGCTTGGGCGGCCTAACTCGCTATTCGTTTGCCTGGTTGATTCTGCCGGTCCTGGGCTTTGTCCTTTTGTGCTCGGGCAAAGACCGGGTGCAGGCTGGGGTCGCAACGGTTGTGGCGTTTCTGATTGTCCTGACACCTTGGGTGGCGCGCAATGTGGTCCTGAGCGGCGCGCCTTTTGGAACCGCGACCTACGCCCCGATTGAAACCACCTTTGCCTTTCCATCGTATCAATTGGAGCGATCTCTGCAGCCGGCGCTCACCGGGGTGCCCGTCGTTGCCTTCTGGTATAAACTCATACCCAACCTGCGGCAGCTCGTCCAGAACGACATCCCCCGCCTGGGCGGCACGTGGCTTTCGGCCTTCTTCCTGGTCAGCATCCTGATCGGCTTCCGCAGTCCGGCAGTTCGGCGCGTGCGCTATTTTTTGCTGGGCTGCCTGGCGGTGCTGCTGGTGGTTCAAGCCCTGGGCCGCACCCAGCTTTCGGAGGACTCGCCTGAAATCAATTCGGAGAATCTTCTGATTCTGGTGGTGCCTTGGCTCATCGTGTATGGGGTGAGCCTGTTCTACCTGCTGTTCGAGCAGATGTCGCTGCGTTACCGCGAACTGCGATACCTGGTCATTGGCCTATTCACCATCGTCGCATGTCTGCCGTTGTTGCTGATATTCCTGCCGCCCAAGGCCAGTCCCATCGCTTATCCCCCTTATTACCCTCCGGCCATTCAAACCGCCGCCGGCTACACCAAAGAAGATGAGTTGAGCATGAGTGACGTGCCCTGGGCCATGGCCTGGTACGGCCAATCTCAATGCGTTTGGCTCACGCTCAATCCACGCGCCGATTTCTTTGCCATCAATGATTATCAAAAACCCGTTCAGGAACTCTTTCTGGCCAAAGTCCAGTTCCAGCCCGAGGCCCTCTACCAGATGAGAATCACCGGTGAGCAGCCCTGGGACAGCCTACCCTTCGAAATCCTCGCGGAAATGCCGGCCCTCGCGCGCGAGCAGGGTTGGAAGACATGGCCCAAGAAGGTCGCCTTCCCGATTCGCCTGGCCGACGGGACCATGACGACATTGCCTCTTCCATACTGGCAGTATGGATTTCCTGACATATTGCTCCTGACTGCCCGCCCGCATTACCCGCAACAGGATTGA
- a CDS encoding sigma-54 dependent transcriptional regulator, producing MRSTVLIVDDEKTTREGLRAALEERYDVYLADDTKTAMDLLEAESFDVLLTDFRLPNEDGLKLIGRAKSLSKPPVCILMTAYGSEELAVDAMKRGADDYIAKGRLQIDELEMRIARALRQQTLESENVSLHQQLDAKFRMESIIGQSSPMREVFEVVQQVAPTSATVLLEGESGTGKELVAKVIHQLSPRTKQPLVILNCAALAPTLLESEMFGHEKGAFTGAHERRIGRFEQAQGGTLFLDEIGEIDASVQVKLLRFLGERTFERVGSNKTLKADVRLIAATNKHLEDLVKAGSFREDLFFRLRVVEIELPPLRERLEDIPLLAEAFLREFAKEYGKSLSSLGPETMELLLRYPWPGNVRELRTAIEHAVVLCRGDKITARDLPAGVRANPQTATAARPLAGGGDLTLKEAEKQLISRTLQETDGNRTLAAQKLGMSRRTLHRKLHEFHLEGF from the coding sequence ATGCGATCCACAGTTCTGATAGTCGATGACGAGAAGACCACCCGCGAGGGCCTCCGGGCCGCGCTGGAGGAGCGCTACGACGTGTACCTGGCTGACGACACCAAAACGGCCATGGACCTGCTCGAAGCGGAGAGCTTCGATGTTCTGCTCACTGATTTCCGATTGCCAAATGAAGACGGTCTGAAACTGATCGGGCGGGCTAAATCGCTCTCCAAGCCACCCGTGTGCATCCTGATGACCGCTTACGGCTCCGAGGAGCTGGCCGTGGATGCCATGAAACGCGGTGCAGACGATTATATCGCCAAGGGCCGGCTGCAGATTGACGAGCTGGAGATGCGCATCGCGCGAGCCTTGCGCCAGCAGACTCTCGAGAGCGAGAATGTTTCGCTCCACCAACAGCTCGATGCGAAGTTCCGCATGGAAAGCATCATCGGCCAATCATCGCCCATGCGCGAGGTCTTCGAGGTCGTCCAGCAGGTAGCCCCGACTTCGGCTACGGTATTGCTGGAAGGCGAGAGCGGCACCGGCAAGGAACTGGTGGCCAAAGTCATTCATCAGCTCAGCCCCCGGACCAAACAGCCCCTGGTCATTCTCAACTGCGCCGCCCTGGCCCCCACCTTGCTCGAAAGCGAGATGTTCGGCCATGAGAAGGGCGCCTTCACCGGCGCGCATGAACGGCGCATTGGCCGCTTTGAACAAGCTCAGGGGGGCACGCTGTTCCTGGATGAAATCGGAGAGATCGATGCTTCCGTTCAGGTTAAGCTGCTGCGGTTCCTGGGTGAACGCACCTTCGAGCGGGTCGGCTCGAATAAGACACTCAAGGCCGATGTGCGTCTCATAGCGGCCACCAACAAACACCTCGAGGACCTCGTCAAGGCCGGCTCATTCCGCGAAGACCTTTTTTTCCGGTTGCGCGTTGTGGAAATCGAATTGCCCCCCTTGCGTGAGAGGCTTGAGGACATCCCGCTTTTGGCGGAGGCCTTTTTACGCGAGTTCGCCAAGGAATATGGAAAATCTCTCAGCAGCCTTGGCCCCGAAACGATGGAATTGCTGCTGCGTTATCCATGGCCTGGCAATGTGCGCGAACTCCGCACGGCCATCGAACACGCGGTAGTTTTGTGTCGCGGCGACAAAATAACCGCGCGGGATTTGCCGGCGGGCGTGCGGGCCAACCCGCAAACGGCCACGGCGGCGCGGCCTTTGGCTGGGGGCGGCGACCTGACCCTCAAGGAAGCCGAGAAACAGCTTATCAGCCGCACCCTGCAGGAGACCGATGGAAACCGCACCCTGGCAGCCCAAAAGCTGGGAATGAGCCGCCGCACACTTCATCGCAAGCTCCACGAATTTCATTTGGAAGGATTTTAG
- a CDS encoding ATP-binding protein: MASKSSFLDKVLGRISRLDTHGLQTVVQRLARERSFLETLFNTIEDGVLVVDENGRILYFNHAVTRLLGLQDNVEGQPVAEFIPELDWEKLAHFAPGDGPRVVRHEFEVHFPRHRFLRLYAAPLDPESVPGRSTGVALILHDSTEARQETFAAIESERIQALTLLAASVAHEIGNPLNALHIHLQLMERELKKLPAAVARGTARTEGRRAAPRPDPENETGEIVAKLEQFLGVAKGEINRLDYIVTQFLQAIRPTPPQLKPAPLNEVVLRTLELLRPELESRGLRVRTRLARQLPITPIDPTQIQQVLVNLIRNAMQAMTKEGALTLQTGEGSEGVWVSVSDTGGGIQQEQINRIFEPFYTTKKKGSGLGLMIVQRIVQAHGGRIELESQVGRGTSFRIWLPMQERKPRLLEAPMHD; encoded by the coding sequence ATGGCCTCCAAATCGAGCTTCCTTGACAAGGTCCTGGGCCGTATTAGCCGGCTGGATACTCATGGACTGCAAACGGTAGTCCAACGCCTGGCCCGGGAGCGATCATTCCTCGAGACCCTCTTCAATACCATTGAGGATGGCGTGCTGGTGGTCGACGAAAACGGTCGCATTCTCTATTTCAACCACGCAGTCACCCGGCTGCTGGGATTGCAGGACAATGTCGAGGGCCAGCCGGTGGCGGAGTTCATCCCGGAACTGGATTGGGAGAAGCTCGCGCATTTCGCGCCAGGCGATGGGCCGCGCGTCGTGCGCCACGAGTTCGAGGTCCATTTTCCCAGACATCGTTTCCTGCGACTCTATGCCGCCCCGCTCGATCCGGAGAGCGTCCCGGGCCGCAGCACCGGCGTCGCGTTGATCCTCCACGATTCAACCGAGGCGCGGCAGGAGACCTTCGCCGCCATTGAAAGCGAGAGGATTCAAGCCCTGACACTACTGGCTGCCAGCGTCGCCCACGAAATCGGTAATCCGCTCAACGCGCTTCATATCCACTTGCAACTGATGGAGCGCGAGCTCAAAAAACTGCCGGCTGCTGTTGCGCGCGGCACTGCGCGAACGGAGGGCCGCCGCGCGGCGCCAAGACCGGACCCCGAGAACGAAACTGGAGAGATCGTCGCAAAGCTCGAGCAGTTCCTTGGGGTGGCAAAAGGCGAGATCAACCGGCTCGACTATATCGTGACGCAGTTTCTGCAGGCCATCCGCCCTACCCCGCCACAGCTCAAGCCGGCTCCCCTCAATGAAGTGGTGCTTCGGACACTTGAACTGCTGAGGCCGGAACTCGAAAGCCGCGGCCTGCGCGTGCGTACCCGCCTGGCGCGCCAATTGCCCATCACACCCATCGACCCCACCCAGATACAACAGGTCCTGGTCAATCTTATCCGTAACGCCATGCAGGCGATGACCAAGGAAGGCGCGCTCACGTTACAAACGGGCGAAGGCTCCGAGGGGGTGTGGGTCAGCGTTTCCGACACCGGCGGAGGAATCCAACAAGAGCAGATCAATCGAATCTTTGAACCGTTTTATACTACGAAGAAGAAAGGCTCGGGCCTGGGATTAATGATCGTCCAGCGCATCGTGCAGGCGCATGGAGGCCGAATTGAGTTGGAAAGCCAGGTCGGGCGCGGCACCTCCTTCCGTATTTGGCTGCCGATGCAAGAACGCAAGCCGCGCTTGCTCGAAGCCCCCATGCACGATTGA
- a CDS encoding aldo/keto reductase, translated as MKRRTFLKTVGGAAGAAALVGPNIFAAEETEERVQGMPRRVLGRTGRKVSVVCFPGLSLFHCDQEKGTAALHNAFERGVNYFDVAPNYGNGDAEIKMGIGLQGIERSDYFLACKTHKRDKAGAQMELDRSLQRLKADHFDLYQLHHLVRPSEVKQVFGPDGAMEPILKAREQGKVRHIGFSAHTTKAALEAMKTFQFDTVMFPINFVEYYNRDFGKEILALANEQGAGVIAIKPLSWGTWPKGAKRNREWWYSSVEEPPQVELAVRFSLSQKGVAAAVPTSFVELLDKTIEAAKAYTPLDAAGTAQLQQMAQNRESIFLAEEKQVALNLPHWTPVYPGSPHECC; from the coding sequence ATGAAACGACGAACGTTCCTGAAGACTGTGGGTGGCGCTGCCGGCGCGGCGGCATTGGTCGGCCCGAATATTTTTGCGGCCGAGGAAACCGAGGAGAGAGTTCAAGGCATGCCCCGGCGCGTGCTGGGGCGCACGGGGCGCAAAGTATCGGTAGTGTGCTTTCCGGGCCTGTCTCTGTTCCATTGCGACCAGGAGAAGGGGACCGCGGCGCTGCACAACGCGTTCGAGCGCGGCGTAAACTACTTTGATGTGGCCCCGAATTACGGCAACGGCGACGCCGAAATCAAGATGGGGATTGGCCTCCAGGGCATCGAGCGCAGCGACTATTTCCTGGCATGCAAGACCCATAAGCGCGACAAGGCCGGGGCTCAAATGGAGCTGGACAGATCGTTGCAACGCCTCAAGGCAGACCATTTCGACCTCTACCAGTTGCACCACCTGGTCCGCCCTTCGGAGGTCAAGCAGGTGTTTGGACCCGATGGAGCCATGGAGCCCATCCTCAAAGCCCGCGAACAGGGCAAGGTCCGGCACATCGGCTTCTCCGCCCATACGACCAAGGCCGCCCTCGAGGCCATGAAAACCTTCCAGTTCGACACCGTCATGTTTCCGATCAATTTCGTCGAGTACTACAATCGAGATTTCGGAAAGGAAATCCTGGCGCTGGCCAATGAACAAGGGGCTGGGGTCATCGCGATAAAGCCGCTTTCCTGGGGCACTTGGCCTAAAGGGGCCAAGAGAAACCGTGAATGGTGGTACAGCTCCGTGGAAGAGCCGCCCCAGGTGGAATTGGCCGTGCGCTTCAGCCTCTCTCAAAAGGGGGTCGCGGCCGCTGTTCCAACCTCATTCGTCGAGCTTTTGGACAAAACCATCGAAGCAGCCAAGGCCTACACGCCGCTGGATGCGGCAGGCACGGCCCAATTGCAGCAAATGGCCCAAAACCGCGAATCCATTTTCCTCGCCGAAGAAAAGCAGGTCGCGCTCAATCTGCCGCACTGGACGCCGGTTTATCCCGGCAGCCCGCACGAGTGTTGCTGA
- a CDS encoding CopG family transcriptional regulator — MTTMTFKLPEALRRGIEDEARRRGVAKSALVRGCVETMLRQKRRRKAMTCLDLISDLVGSQPGPPDASANEEYLKGAVLADYAGGGKNTR; from the coding sequence GTGACGACAATGACTTTCAAGTTGCCTGAAGCCCTTCGACGCGGGATCGAAGACGAAGCCCGGCGCCGGGGAGTGGCTAAATCCGCGCTGGTCCGCGGGTGTGTCGAAACCATGCTGCGCCAGAAGCGGCGTCGAAAAGCAATGACTTGTCTGGATTTAATTTCGGACCTCGTGGGTTCGCAGCCTGGCCCCCCGGACGCATCAGCCAACGAGGAGTATCTGAAAGGCGCTGTTCTGGCGGATTATGCCGGAGGCGGAAAGAACACTCGTTGA
- a CDS encoding PIN domain-containing protein, translating into MPEAERTLVDTGPIVALLIARDRHHLWARRVWGRFEPPLFTCEAVLSEAQFLVCRFGGNPSGVLEFVSRGVLRIEFEVQEKVNRLLQLQQTYRTLPMSLADACLVCMAEIEKRCRVMTTDSHFCVYRRNGRQLIPVLMPESQAAWPRCK; encoded by the coding sequence ATGCCGGAGGCGGAAAGAACACTCGTTGATACAGGCCCGATCGTCGCCCTCCTGATAGCCAGGGACAGGCACCACCTCTGGGCGCGTCGTGTTTGGGGAAGATTCGAACCCCCTTTGTTTACGTGCGAAGCGGTTCTTTCGGAGGCGCAATTTCTGGTATGTCGTTTTGGCGGCAATCCGTCCGGCGTGCTGGAATTCGTATCGCGAGGCGTCCTGCGCATTGAATTCGAGGTGCAGGAAAAGGTGAACCGTTTGTTGCAGCTCCAGCAGACCTATCGCACCTTGCCGATGTCACTGGCCGACGCCTGCCTGGTCTGTATGGCAGAGATAGAAAAGAGGTGCCGGGTCATGACTACCGATTCGCATTTTTGCGTGTACCGCCGCAACGGCCGACAACTCATTCCGGTGCTGATGCCGGAATCACAAGCCGCATGGCCCAGGTGCAAATAG